In the Kribbella sp. NBC_00482 genome, one interval contains:
- a CDS encoding ATP-binding protein, whose amino-acid sequence MRRFIGRARELGVLTDALARVRSAADAAQPGECILIRGRRRVGKSSLVEEFLRTADVPSIFFAAAGLPAADELSELAEVIAASALPDRELFGVEAPTQWPAALRLLAEMLPDDQPSVLVIDEVPYLMDSVDAFEGVLQRTWDRLLSRKPVLLLLVGSDLSMMESLNNYDRPFHQRGREMVLGPLTPADLADMLDLAPAVAFDAALVTGGLPLICRDWRRGGTLRDFLKTSLSDPTSPLLVSAERSLAAEFPPRALGGDVLRAVGSGERTFSNIARAAGGLAHTSLTRAMQVLMDKGIVTAELPVSLRPSKERRYRIADPYLRFWLTFLAPHMAEIERMRGDLTLVRIKENWSSWRGRAVEPLIRESLARLLPDDQLPGAGVVGGYWTRSNDIEIDLVGADRGPLAKELLFLGSIKWLDNSRFDSHDLAALHRHRSLLTDDPVPLVAVSRNGVTASGLDAVYGPDELLAGWQPR is encoded by the coding sequence GTGCGGCGTTTCATCGGGCGGGCTCGTGAGCTGGGCGTTCTGACGGACGCGCTGGCCCGGGTCCGTTCTGCCGCCGACGCGGCACAGCCGGGGGAATGCATTCTGATCCGCGGCCGCCGCCGGGTCGGAAAGTCCAGCCTGGTCGAGGAGTTCCTCCGTACGGCGGACGTGCCCAGCATCTTCTTCGCAGCGGCCGGACTGCCCGCTGCGGATGAACTCTCCGAGCTGGCTGAGGTGATCGCTGCGTCGGCCTTACCGGACCGCGAGCTATTCGGCGTCGAGGCGCCGACCCAATGGCCCGCGGCTCTCCGTCTGCTCGCGGAGATGCTGCCGGATGATCAGCCCAGCGTCCTCGTGATCGACGAGGTCCCGTATCTGATGGACTCCGTCGACGCCTTCGAGGGGGTCTTGCAGCGGACCTGGGACCGATTGCTGAGCCGGAAGCCCGTGCTCCTTCTCCTCGTCGGCTCGGATCTGTCGATGATGGAGTCCTTGAACAATTACGACCGGCCGTTTCACCAGCGCGGTCGCGAGATGGTGCTTGGCCCGCTCACTCCCGCAGATCTGGCGGACATGCTCGACCTCGCGCCTGCAGTTGCCTTCGACGCTGCACTGGTGACTGGCGGTCTGCCGTTGATCTGCAGGGACTGGCGGCGCGGCGGAACCCTGCGCGACTTCCTGAAGACCTCCTTGAGTGACCCGACGTCGCCGCTCCTGGTTTCGGCCGAACGATCGCTGGCCGCCGAGTTTCCGCCGCGAGCCCTCGGCGGTGACGTGCTGCGTGCGGTGGGGAGTGGGGAACGGACCTTCAGTAACATCGCCCGGGCCGCCGGCGGACTCGCACACACGAGTCTGACCAGGGCGATGCAGGTGCTGATGGACAAGGGGATCGTCACCGCTGAGCTGCCGGTCTCGTTGCGTCCGTCGAAGGAGCGCCGGTACCGGATCGCCGATCCGTACCTGCGCTTCTGGCTGACCTTCCTCGCACCGCACATGGCTGAGATCGAGCGGATGCGTGGCGATCTGACGCTGGTCCGGATCAAGGAGAACTGGAGCAGTTGGCGTGGCCGTGCGGTCGAGCCGCTGATCCGCGAATCACTGGCCAGGCTGCTCCCGGACGATCAGTTGCCCGGGGCAGGTGTCGTCGGCGGGTACTGGACCAGAAGCAACGACATCGAAATCGATCTGGTTGGCGCCGATCGCGGGCCCCTGGCGAAGGAACTGCTGTTCCTCGGTTCGATCAAGTGGCTGGACAACAGCCGATTCGACAGCCACGACCTCGCCGCGCTCCACCGGCATCGAAGCTTGCTGACCGACGATCCGGTTCCGCTGGTGGCTGTGTCCCGCAATGGCGTGACCGCCTCCGGTCTCGATGCGGTCTATGGGCCGGATGAGTTGCTGGCCGGCTGGCAGCCACGCTAA
- a CDS encoding dolichyl-phosphate-mannose--protein mannosyltransferase — protein MPRDFDGGWIATLAITVLAGVLRFWHLSNPVKFVFDETYYAKDAYSLLKFGYARQFIDQPEGAADKAILAGNLDVFKDTPSLTVHPEVGKWMIAAGEQLFGMTPFGWRFMPALFGTLTVLLLIRTVRRMTRSTLIGCIAGLLLAVDGLHFVMSRVALLDIFLAFWLVAAISCLVADRDWTRRRHAETLDKPVTDGERRTVGRWLLIRPWRIAAGICFGLALGTKWSAVWVLAAFGVMAFAWDFGARRALGVRFAFVKSALVDGIPAFVSLVLVAVVTYVATWTGWLLHDNAYDHNWAASNPAHGVMKVVPDDFRSLLEYHKEVLAFHTGDYIKHATHPYASNPAGWPIIARPIGFDAVNDIKPGTPGCNAPTGTNCLQVISALGTPLLWWGGALALIAALVLWIGTRDWRLGIPIVGYVTCWVPWFAFDDRPIFFFYAVTMIPFTVMALALILGKVLGPARAVLSTGMSTATPRRLIGTAVVGAFVVLVVLNFAYIWPILTDEVLPHPDWLNRMWFKSWI, from the coding sequence ATGCCGCGGGACTTCGACGGCGGCTGGATCGCCACGCTGGCCATCACCGTGCTGGCCGGCGTGCTGCGGTTCTGGCACCTCAGCAACCCGGTGAAGTTCGTCTTCGACGAGACGTACTACGCCAAGGACGCGTACAGCCTGCTCAAGTTCGGCTACGCACGGCAGTTCATCGACCAGCCGGAGGGCGCCGCGGACAAGGCGATCCTGGCCGGCAACCTGGACGTCTTCAAGGACACCCCGAGCCTGACCGTGCACCCCGAGGTCGGCAAGTGGATGATCGCCGCCGGTGAGCAGCTGTTCGGGATGACCCCGTTCGGCTGGCGGTTCATGCCGGCGTTGTTCGGCACGCTGACCGTGCTGCTGCTGATCCGGACGGTACGCCGGATGACCCGGTCGACGCTGATCGGCTGTATCGCGGGCCTGCTGCTCGCGGTCGACGGTCTGCACTTCGTGATGTCCCGGGTCGCGCTGCTCGACATCTTCCTCGCGTTCTGGCTGGTCGCGGCGATCTCCTGCCTGGTCGCCGACCGCGACTGGACCCGCCGCCGGCACGCCGAGACCCTCGACAAGCCGGTCACCGACGGCGAGCGCCGTACCGTCGGCCGCTGGCTGCTGATCCGGCCGTGGCGGATCGCCGCGGGTATCTGCTTCGGCCTGGCGCTCGGCACCAAGTGGTCGGCGGTCTGGGTGCTCGCCGCGTTCGGCGTGATGGCGTTCGCCTGGGACTTCGGTGCCCGCCGGGCGCTCGGCGTACGGTTCGCGTTCGTGAAGTCGGCCCTGGTCGACGGCATCCCGGCGTTCGTCAGCCTGGTGCTGGTCGCGGTCGTCACGTACGTCGCGACCTGGACCGGCTGGCTGCTGCACGACAACGCCTACGACCACAACTGGGCCGCGAGCAACCCGGCGCACGGCGTGATGAAGGTCGTGCCGGACGACTTCCGGTCGCTGCTGGAGTACCACAAGGAAGTGCTCGCGTTCCACACCGGCGACTACATCAAGCACGCCACCCACCCGTACGCCTCGAACCCGGCCGGCTGGCCGATCATCGCCCGCCCGATCGGCTTCGACGCGGTCAACGACATCAAGCCCGGTACGCCGGGCTGCAACGCACCGACCGGGACCAACTGTCTGCAGGTGATCTCTGCCCTCGGTACGCCGCTGTTGTGGTGGGGAGGCGCCCTCGCGCTGATCGCTGCGCTGGTGCTGTGGATCGGCACGCGCGACTGGCGGCTCGGCATCCCGATCGTCGGGTACGTGACGTGCTGGGTGCCGTGGTTCGCGTTCGACGACCGGCCGATCTTCTTCTTCTACGCCGTCACGATGATCCCGTTCACGGTGATGGCGCTGGCGCTGATCCTCGGCAAGGTCCTGGGCCCGGCCCGGGCAGTGCTGAGTACGGGGATGAGTACGGCGACCCCGCGCCGGCTGATCGGCACCGCGGTGGTCGGCGCGTTCGTCGTCCTCGTCGTGCTGAACTTCGCCTACATCTGGCCGATCCTGACCGACGAGGTGCTCCCGCACCCGGACTGGCTCAACCGCATGTGGTTCAAGTCCTGGATCTAG
- the rsmI gene encoding 16S rRNA (cytidine(1402)-2'-O)-methyltransferase, with the protein MSGRLVLAGSPIGDVSDASPRLGRALAEADVVAAEDTRRLRRLTSGLAIQLSGRVVSYFEGNERERTPELLQALLDGQTVVVVTDAGMPSVSDPGYRLVAAAIEADIVVTAVPGPSAVLTALALSGLPVDRFTFEGFLPRKPGERARRLGELKDEPRTMVFFEAPHRLTQSLEAMAEAFGADRRTAVCRELTKTYEEVKRGPLDELVTWSKEGVRGEITLVVAGADPHKVLTPEDLAREVAQDEEAGTPRKQAISDVAKRFNVPKRTVYDAVLAARDPGK; encoded by the coding sequence ATGAGCGGGCGGCTGGTGTTGGCGGGGAGTCCTATCGGGGACGTGTCGGATGCTTCGCCGCGGTTGGGGCGGGCGCTGGCGGAAGCGGACGTGGTGGCCGCGGAGGACACGCGGCGATTGCGGCGGCTGACGTCCGGGCTGGCGATCCAGCTGAGTGGGCGGGTGGTCAGCTACTTCGAGGGGAACGAGCGGGAGCGTACGCCGGAGTTGCTGCAGGCGCTCCTGGACGGGCAGACCGTGGTCGTGGTGACGGACGCGGGGATGCCGAGCGTGTCGGACCCGGGGTACCGGCTGGTGGCGGCGGCGATCGAGGCCGACATCGTCGTCACCGCCGTACCGGGGCCGTCGGCCGTCCTGACGGCTCTCGCGTTGAGCGGGCTGCCGGTGGACCGGTTCACGTTCGAGGGGTTCCTGCCGCGCAAGCCGGGGGAGCGCGCGCGACGGCTCGGCGAGCTCAAGGACGAACCGCGGACGATGGTGTTCTTCGAGGCGCCGCACCGGCTCACGCAGTCCCTGGAGGCGATGGCCGAGGCGTTCGGCGCAGACCGGCGTACGGCGGTGTGCCGGGAGCTCACGAAGACGTACGAAGAGGTGAAACGCGGCCCGCTCGACGAGCTCGTCACGTGGTCGAAGGAAGGCGTCCGGGGCGAGATCACCCTCGTGGTGGCCGGCGCGGACCCGCACAAGGTGCTGACCCCGGAGGACCTGGCGCGGGAGGTGGCCCAGGACGAGGAGGCCGGTACGCCGCGCAAACAGGCGATCTCCGACGTCGCGAAGCGCTTCAACGTCCCGAAACGGACCGTGTACGACGCCGTACTCGCAGCTCGGGACCCCGGTAAATAA
- the metG gene encoding methionine--tRNA ligase, producing MSEKAYYVTTPIYYVTAPPHIGSAYTTVAGDVLTRWHAQRGERKWYLTGTDEHGEKVMRSAQAQGMSPQEWTDKLVEESWKPAWVDVDIAYDDFIRTTDQRHTERVREFWQKLYDKGDVYKGEYEGLYCVGCEEFKLPADIRTDEDGTQRCIIHGTELETVSETNYFFRLSAYGDRLLELYSEQPDFVAPSSARNEVIAFVKQGLQDLSITRSTFDWGIPVPWDEDHVLYVWIDALLNYVTAAGYGTDPERFEELWPADVHLVGKDILRFHAVIWPAMLMAAEVAVPRQVFAHGWLLVGGEKMSKSKLTAIAPHEITDHFGSDAFRYYFLRTIQFGSDGSFSWEHLSAVYTSELANGLGNLASRIAAMVGKYFDGVLPEPTDHGPAEQALADKLAQTVATADKALDTLAFQDALAAINELVGAVNGYVTEQEPWKVAKDDSQRARLATILYSAAEVLRAVAVLHNPTMPKSSAKLWDLLGAEEKLGALTDQRVQDAGTWGQLPAGATLTKGDPLFPRLEEA from the coding sequence ATGTCCGAGAAGGCCTATTACGTCACCACCCCGATCTACTACGTCACGGCCCCGCCGCACATCGGCAGCGCCTACACGACGGTGGCCGGGGACGTCCTGACCCGCTGGCACGCCCAGCGCGGCGAGCGCAAGTGGTACCTGACGGGTACCGACGAGCACGGCGAAAAGGTGATGCGCAGCGCGCAGGCCCAGGGCATGAGCCCGCAGGAGTGGACCGACAAGCTGGTCGAGGAATCCTGGAAGCCGGCCTGGGTCGACGTCGACATCGCGTACGACGACTTCATCCGGACCACCGACCAGCGCCACACCGAGCGGGTCCGCGAGTTCTGGCAGAAGCTCTACGACAAGGGCGACGTCTACAAGGGTGAGTACGAGGGCCTGTACTGCGTGGGCTGCGAGGAGTTCAAGCTCCCCGCGGACATCCGCACCGACGAGGACGGCACGCAGCGCTGCATCATCCACGGCACCGAGCTGGAGACGGTCTCCGAGACCAACTACTTCTTCCGGCTCTCGGCGTACGGCGACCGCCTGCTCGAGCTGTACTCGGAACAGCCTGATTTCGTGGCGCCGTCCAGTGCACGCAACGAGGTCATCGCGTTCGTGAAGCAGGGCCTGCAGGACCTGTCGATCACCCGGTCGACGTTCGACTGGGGCATCCCGGTCCCGTGGGACGAGGACCACGTCCTCTACGTGTGGATCGACGCCCTGCTGAACTACGTGACGGCCGCGGGCTACGGCACCGACCCGGAGCGGTTCGAGGAGCTGTGGCCGGCCGACGTACACCTGGTGGGTAAGGACATCCTCCGGTTCCACGCGGTGATCTGGCCGGCGATGCTGATGGCCGCCGAGGTCGCCGTACCTCGCCAGGTGTTCGCCCACGGCTGGCTGCTGGTCGGCGGCGAGAAGATGAGCAAGTCGAAGCTGACCGCGATCGCGCCGCACGAGATCACCGACCACTTCGGCTCGGACGCGTTCCGGTACTACTTCCTGCGTACGATCCAGTTCGGGTCGGACGGCTCGTTCTCGTGGGAGCACCTGAGCGCGGTCTACACGTCCGAGCTCGCCAACGGCCTCGGTAACCTGGCCAGCCGGATCGCGGCCATGGTCGGCAAGTACTTCGACGGCGTACTGCCGGAGCCGACCGACCACGGACCGGCCGAGCAGGCGCTGGCGGACAAGCTCGCGCAGACCGTGGCGACCGCGGACAAGGCCCTGGACACCCTCGCGTTCCAGGACGCCCTGGCCGCGATCAACGAGCTCGTCGGCGCCGTGAACGGCTACGTCACCGAGCAGGAGCCGTGGAAGGTCGCCAAGGACGACTCCCAGCGAGCCCGCCTGGCAACAATCCTCTACTCCGCCGCCGAGGTCCTACGCGCCGTCGCCGTACTCCACAACCCAACGATGCCCAAGTCCTCCGCCAAGCTCTGGGACCTCCTGGGCGCCGAGGAAAAGCTGGGTGCGCTGACGGACCAGCGAGTACAAGACGCCGGCACCTGGGGCCAACTCCCCGCCGGCGCCACCCTCACCAAGGGCGACCCCCTGTTCCCCCGCCTCGAAGAGGCCTGA
- a CDS encoding type II toxin-antitoxin system VapC family toxin, with protein MAAALVRRRHGEPIRRRTAERGDPARRVRPARVIVVDTGPLVAAVLSNDHDHRACVDLFAAAHLNREQLVVPSFVIPEVCYLIQREVGAKVEADFVESLAAGDFAVAECDSELERIADLMHRYADMPLGVADASVVAVAEALGAREVATLDRRHFSVVRPRHVDSFTLLP; from the coding sequence GTGGCCGCCGCCCTGGTTCGGCGCCGGCACGGGGAGCCGATCCGACGTCGCACAGCGGAGCGAGGAGATCCTGCGAGACGAGTTCGGCCGGCGCGAGTGATTGTCGTTGACACCGGCCCACTGGTTGCAGCGGTGCTGTCCAACGACCACGATCATCGTGCGTGCGTGGATCTCTTCGCCGCCGCCCACCTCAACCGGGAACAGTTGGTCGTGCCGAGCTTCGTCATACCCGAGGTCTGCTACCTCATTCAGCGCGAGGTAGGTGCGAAGGTGGAGGCCGACTTCGTGGAGTCGCTCGCCGCGGGAGACTTCGCGGTCGCCGAGTGTGACTCCGAGCTCGAGCGAATCGCGGATCTGATGCACAGGTATGCCGACATGCCGCTCGGAGTGGCGGATGCCTCGGTGGTGGCGGTCGCGGAGGCGCTCGGTGCGCGGGAGGTCGCGACGCTGGATCGTCGGCATTTCAGTGTGGTTCGGCCGCGGCACGTCGATAGCTTTACGCTCCTGCCATGA